Proteins encoded by one window of Polyodon spathula isolate WHYD16114869_AA chromosome 16, ASM1765450v1, whole genome shotgun sequence:
- the LOC121329339 gene encoding Krueppel-like factor 15, whose product MVDHFLLAEETFPPTGSPAGYLCDMVTDAGTYQMLPSPFSEDELSDSSSFGSCSSPDSRVLSSSCESNSSPESQDSILDYLLSQATLGNVQGSLWDRKESHPLVKEESFDFPIFSVDMDESGPFQPTLEEIEEFLEENMEMALKEEATDQVICTKSGNQTSSVGQLRDQTVPCVSVCETKSDQSGDTTKKEEVSKQTADSGVPVILQIQPIQIKQEQSPTVASQPPQPDVKIAQLLVNIQGQTFALVPQLVQSTNLNLSPKFVRIAPVPIAAKPMGAGDGCQGQVGILMGQRFQKNPAAELIKMHKCTFLGCTKMYTKSSHLKAHLRRHTGEKPFACTWPGCGWRFSRSDELSRHRRSHSGVKPYQCPVCEKKFARSDHLSKHIKVHRFPRSNRTVRTTN is encoded by the exons ATGGTGGATCACTTTCTGCTTGCAGAGGAGACTTTTCCCCCCACTGGATCTCCAGCGGGCTACTTGTGTGACATGGTGACTGATGCTGGCACGTATCAGATGCTGCCCTCCCCCTTCTCCGAGGATGAGTTGAGTGACTCTTCAAGCTTTGGGTCCTGCTCCAGCCCTGATTCTCGGGTACTCAGCTCCAGCTGTGAGAGTAACTCAAGTCCTGAAAGTCAAGACAGCATCTTAGACTACCTTCTGTCCCAGGCCACCTTGGGGAATGTCCAAGGGTCTTTGTGGGACAGGAAGGAATCTCATCCATTGGTGAAGGAAGAGAGCTTTGATTTTCCGATTTTCTCTGTGGACATGGATGAATCTGGACCATTTCAGCCCACCCTGGAAGAGATTGAAGAGTTCCTGGAAGAAAACATGGAGATGGCACTCAAGGAAGAGGCTACCGACCAGGTCATCTGTACAAAAAGTGGCAACCAAACATCATCTGTAGGGCAGCTGAGAGACCAAACTGTACCATGTGTGAGTGTCTGTGAAACCAAAAGCGACCAGTCAGGCGACACCACGAAAAAGGAAGAGGTCTCAAAACAGACTGCTGACAGCGGGGTCCCAGTCATTCTTCAGATTCAGCCCATCCAAATTAAGCAAGAACAAAGCCCAACTGTGGCATCACAACCTCCGCAGCCAGACGTTAAAATCGCCCAGCTGCTGGTCAACATCCAGGGACAGACCTTTGCTCTTGTGCCCCAGCTGGTGCAGTCCACAAACCTAAACTTGTCACCCAAGTTTGTCCGTATTGCCCCGGTTCCCATTGCAGCAAAGCCTATGGGAGCAGGAGATGGTTGTCAGGGCCAGGTTGGGATCCTCATGGGCCAGAGGTTTCAGAAGAACCCAGCAGCGGAACttattaaaatgcacaaatgtaCTTTCCTAGGGTGTACCAAGATGTACACCAAGAGCAGCCATCTGAAGGCTCACCTGCGAAGGCATACAGGAGAGAAGCCCTTTGCATGCACTTGGCCAGGCTGTGGATGGAG GTTTTCCAGATCGGATGAGCTCTCCAGACACCGACGCTCACACTCTGGAGTCAAGCCTTATCAGTGCCCAGTCTGCGAGAAAAAATTTGCCCGCAGCGACCACCTGTCCAAACACATCAAAGTCCATCGCTTTCCACGAAGTAACCGAACTGTACGCACAACAAACTGA